Proteins encoded by one window of Blautia argi:
- a CDS encoding acyl-ACP--UDP-N- acetylglucosamine O-acyltransferase: protein MKKYELIREINDMCRGKMDSQISEIECEDLDTFMKEHVSRAATCEKTVLENGSVTYDVMTNGLKEKYTFSEI from the coding sequence ATGAAAAAATATGAATTAATCCGTGAAATCAATGATATGTGCAGAGGAAAAATGGATTCCCAGATTTCCGAAATCGAATGTGAAGACTTAGACACTTTTATGAAAGAGCATGTCAGCCGGGCAGCTACCTGTGAAAAAACAGTCCTCGAAAATGGTTCTGTTACCTATGATGTTATGACAAACGGCTTAAAAGAAAAATATACCTTTTCTGAAATCTGA
- a CDS encoding TVP38/TMEM64 family protein, with protein MERQKTTVYLNLCTLLGLAGMACFIWYGVQNQIFVSAESLKHFLNQFGLFAPALFLVIQMIQVVLPILPGAVGCLGGVLIFGPVWGFVYNYIGISLGSILAFLLSKRYGRPFVRGIIGEKNYEKYIGWLEKGKAFDKAFAVAIFLPVAPDDLLCYMAGLTPMSLKKFATIIFLGKPGSIFLYSLGLTGIMEVLKQIF; from the coding sequence ATGGAAAGACAGAAAACAACAGTATATTTGAATCTCTGTACTCTTTTAGGGCTGGCAGGTATGGCATGTTTTATCTGGTATGGGGTACAAAATCAGATTTTTGTATCTGCAGAATCTTTAAAACACTTTCTAAATCAATTCGGGTTGTTTGCCCCGGCGCTGTTTCTTGTTATTCAAATGATTCAGGTGGTACTTCCCATTTTGCCAGGGGCTGTAGGCTGTCTGGGAGGCGTGCTGATTTTCGGACCGGTCTGGGGATTTGTCTATAATTATATCGGAATTTCCCTTGGTTCCATACTGGCATTTTTGCTCTCGAAAAGATATGGAAGACCCTTTGTACGCGGGATTATAGGAGAGAAAAATTATGAAAAATATATTGGGTGGCTGGAAAAGGGAAAAGCTTTTGATAAGGCGTTTGCAGTTGCCATTTTTCTTCCCGTTGCGCCGGACGATTTGCTCTGCTACATGGCCGGTCTTACCCCCATGTCCCTGAAAAAATTTGCGACAATTATTTTTCTGGGAAAGCCGGGTTCGATTTTTCTTTACAGTTTGGGTCTTACGGGAATTATGGAAGTGCTGAAGCAGATTTTTTAA